The nucleotide window GCCTTCGATCGCATGGCCGAGGAGCTTGCCGAACGCCAACGTCGCGTGGTGCACAACGAACGCATGGCGGCCATCGGACACCTGGCCGCGGGCGTGGCGCACGAGCTGAACAACCCCATTGGCATCATTCGGGGCTACCTCAAGACGATGGAAGCCAAGGAGGATCCGGAGACCCTCGAGGAAGAGCTCCGCATTCTCGACGAAGAGGCAGGGCACTGCCAGCGCATCGCCGAGGATCTGCTGGCCTATGCCCGCCCCGCCGAGCTGCGCTGCGAGCCCCTGCGCATGAAGGCGTTCGTGGAAGAAACGCTCCGGCGCTTCGCCGAAAGCCCTGATGGTCGCGGACGCCCCGTGGTGGCGGAGCTGCAGGACGGGACCCTCTTGGCCGATCCTACCCGCTTGCGCCAGGTGCTTTTGAACCTCGTTGCGAACGCGGCGCAGGTGAGCCCACCCGGTGTGCCCGTCACCGTGAGGGGCGAGGACCAGGGTGAGACCTACCGGCTCGAGGTGATTGATCGCGGGCCCGGCATTGCCCTCGAGGATCAAGGACGCATCTTCGAGCCCTTTTTCACGAAACGTCGGGGGGGCAGCGGACTTGGGCTCTCGGTCTGTCTGGGCATCGTGCAGGCTCACGGGGGGCGCGTGCAGGTGGTGTCGCGTGAGGGCGAGGGCTCACGCTTCGAGGTCGTTTTGCCCAAGCACGCCGCTGCGGGAGGTCTGTCATGAGCGCGCGCGGTCCCGTGGTTTTGGTGGTGGATGACAAACGCAACATGGTGCGCCTGATGGCGAAAGTGCTGCGCCAAGACGCCACGGTGCGCACCGCGGAGAGCGGGGCCGATGCGCTTCGGGTGCTTGCCAGCGAGAGCGTCGACGTGGTGCTTTGTGACCTCAAGATGCCCGACATGGACGGGCTCGACGTGTTGCGTGCCTGCAAGCGCCTGCAGCCGGCGGCCGAGTTCGTGTTGATGACGGCGTTCGCCAGTGTGGGCACCGCGGTGGAGGCGTTGCGCCTGGGCGCCTACGACTATCTCACGAAGCCCTTCGAGCCCGATGCGGCGCGGGCCGTGGTGCTGCGCGCGCTTGGGCGCGTGCGCCTGGCACCTACCGAGGCGACGGACGGCGTGGAGGTCTTGCCGGGCATGATCGCACGCACCCGGAGCATGCAGGAGCTGGCCGCGCTGGTCAAACGTGTGGCCGACAGCGACGCCACCGCGTTGGTGTTGGGGGAGACGGGCACCGGAAAGGAGAGGGTGGCCCGCGCGCTTCATCAACTGGGTCCGCGCGCGGCCCGTCGCTTCGTGGCCGTCAACTGCGCGGCGATCCCCGCGGAGCTTTTGGAGACCGAGCTTTTTGGTCACGCCAAGGGCGCGTTCACCGGCGCGGTGCGGGACCGTGCGGGTCTCTTCGAGGAAGCGCACGGGGGCACGCTGTTCCTCGATGAAGTGGGTGACATGCGCCTCTCCCTGCAGGCGAAGCTCACGCGTGTGCTCGAGGACAAGGCCGTGCGGCGGGTGGGCGAGTCGCACGAGCGGAAGGTCAATGTACGCCTGGTGGCCGCCACGCACCGAAATCTCGAGGCGATGGTGAAGACCGAGGCCTTCCGCGAGGATCTCTGGTACCGCTTGAATGTGGCGCTGGTGCGCATCCCGCCACTGCGGGAACGCAAGGATGACATCGAGCTGCTTGCTCAGCATTTCCTGCGCGAGCGTGCCGAACAGACGCAGGGGCGCACGATCGAAGGGCTCACGCCCCATGCCCTCGAGGCGCTGCAGGCCTACGATTGGCCCGGTAACGTGCGGCAGCTCCGTTCGGCGATCGAACGGGCGTGCCTGGTCTGTCAGGGGCAGCGCCTCGACGCAAAAGACTTACCCCCCGAAGTGTTGGCCCACGGGGGCGCGATCGACGGACAGGGGCTGGCGGCCATGTCGTGGGCGGCCGCGCTCGAGCGGGGGCGTGCGGAGGTGGCGCGGACGTATTTGGAAGGTGTCCTTCAGCGCTTCGACGGGCAGATCGCGGAGGCCGCGGCTCACGCGGGGGTCGAACGCGAAAGCTTCTACCGGCTGCTGCGCAAGTACGACGTCGACCCCAGCGCCTTCCGCAGTGCGGGGGGCAAGCCCGAGTGACAGCTTCAGTCAGTGTGGCTTGACGGCCGTCTGCGACACGGAGTTGCCCTCAGTCCGACACGGGCCTCGTACCTGCCTCACCGTCTTTCCGCCCGCCAAGCCTGGCAAGCTCCAGTCCCCTCTTCGCTTCAGAACTCCCGGGATCTAGAACCAGTGCCGCGTCGAAGGATTTGACGGCCTCGCCAAACTCCTCCATGGCGAGGTAGGCGCGACCTGCGACCACAAATGCCGGAGCGCCCGCACCGAGGCGAGCGGCACGTTTGGCCTGAAATACGCAATCGAGAAGGTTGCCTATCTCGAAGTTGTGCTGCGCGCTTGCAAGCAGCTGCACCGCCTCGCGCTGTTGATCGCTTCCTGGTGGGTGTGCAGAAGGCTCGTGCGCAGCGCTTCCCTGGCGTGCTTTCGGGGCTCGACGCGCTATGCCTGTTTCCGGTTCCGTCGGAGGCTTGTAGGCCTGGACGGTGACTTCCTCAAGCGTTGGGGGTGGTGCGGCGACCTCCTCCGTGGATCGGGCGGCTGGTGTCGGCGGGGCCAGAACGGGGCCACCCCGCGTATCCACGGGGCGCGATCCCGAGCGCGTTCCCCAAACGCCCCCCGCGACCAGTAATGCTGCAATACCCACAGCCGGCAATCCGACACGGATGCGCCTACGCTGACCGGCCACGATGGGTGCGGTACCCGTTTCGCGACGCCGTTCCGGGCGAAGTGCTTCGAGCTGTGAGCGCCACAACGACGCCAAACGGGGCCGGGCGTCAGGCTCGCGCTCCAGGGCGCCCATAACCGCTTGGCACAGACCTAAAGGCAAGGGCCGTCTTTGGGACACATCAACGGGGAGGCCATGGACCTTCGCTTCGCAAAGCTCCTGCGCATCCCGCTGCTCGAACGGCAAGACGCCCGTCAACATCTCGTAAAGGACCGTTGCTGCCGCATAGACATCAGCGCGTCCGTCAACAGTAGATCCGGCAATGATCTGCTCGGGCGCCATGTACTGCGGCGTCCCCAGGGCGACCTCGGGGCGGGTCAGACCGTCAAAGGGGCTCTCCCCCGCCTCGTCGTCCAGAATCCGTGCCACACCGAAATCCAAGATCTTCACGCGGGTCCCGTCTCGGGTCTCGGCCAGCATAATATTGGCAGGCTTCAAATCACGATGGACTACGCCGGCCTCGTGCGCCGCCTCCAAGGCGCGGGCGATCTGGATGGCGACATCGAGGGCTTCCGGTGGCGGAAGGGATTTTTTGCTCGCGATCACCTCTTCCAGAGAGCGTCCTTCAATCAGCTCCATCACGACGTAGGCGTCCCCCTGGGGCGTCATGCCGGCATCCG belongs to Myxococcales bacterium and includes:
- a CDS encoding sigma-54 dependent transcriptional regulator encodes the protein MSARGPVVLVVDDKRNMVRLMAKVLRQDATVRTAESGADALRVLASESVDVVLCDLKMPDMDGLDVLRACKRLQPAAEFVLMTAFASVGTAVEALRLGAYDYLTKPFEPDAARAVVLRALGRVRLAPTEATDGVEVLPGMIARTRSMQELAALVKRVADSDATALVLGETGTGKERVARALHQLGPRAARRFVAVNCAAIPAELLETELFGHAKGAFTGAVRDRAGLFEEAHGGTLFLDEVGDMRLSLQAKLTRVLEDKAVRRVGESHERKVNVRLVAATHRNLEAMVKTEAFREDLWYRLNVALVRIPPLRERKDDIELLAQHFLRERAEQTQGRTIEGLTPHALEALQAYDWPGNVRQLRSAIERACLVCQGQRLDAKDLPPEVLAHGGAIDGQGLAAMSWAAALERGRAEVARTYLEGVLQRFDGQIAEAAAHAGVERESFYRLLRKYDVDPSAFRSAGGKPE
- a CDS encoding protein kinase, with amino-acid sequence MANVSLGVTRGLGAGRICAIKTVSYGADDAEAEFLSRRFLEEAATASKLSHDNLVFVFDTGVINRELFLAMEFIEGRTLAAVLARGLEQGRPLPLGLTMFVGIEILTGLLYIHERGLVHRDVTPSNVMLSSTGAVKLLDFGLIRPSTQGQQTGYALKLGKPGYVAPEQFLGKAVDARSDLFSVGVLLWECLTGRRYIANGAARTTTTTFRPPHEVEPSVPEELGEILRLALADDPIDRYASAEEFLQDLNSHLAPGDYRRKLRTFMVERFGHELDRERKQRESLIEAVKEPQLAPDLGGVGPLVRPEGYIGTTLGERYEIKKVLAKGAMGLVFEGLHKEIGRRVAIKIPFFRGNADLQARFVREAHATNRINDERVVNITDAGMTPQGDAYVVMELIEGRSLEEVIASKKSLPPPEALDVAIQIARALEAAHEAGVVHRDLKPANIMLAETRDGTRVKILDFGVARILDDEAGESPFDGLTRPEVALGTPQYMAPEQIIAGSTVDGRADVYAAATVLYEMLTGVLPFEQRDAQELCEAKVHGLPVDVSQRRPLPLGLCQAVMGALEREPDARPRLASLWRSQLEALRPERRRETGTAPIVAGQRRRIRVGLPAVGIAALLVAGGVWGTRSGSRPVDTRGGPVLAPPTPAARSTEEVAAPPPTLEEVTVQAYKPPTEPETGIARRAPKARQGSAAHEPSAHPPGSDQQREAVQLLASAQHNFEIGNLLDCVFQAKRAARLGAGAPAFVVAGRAYLAMEEFGEAVKSFDAALVLDPGSSEAKRGLELARLGGRKDGEAGTRPVSD